The following are from one region of the Cydia pomonella isolate Wapato2018A unplaced genomic scaffold, ilCydPomo1 PGA_scaffold_202, whole genome shotgun sequence genome:
- the LOC133533747 gene encoding GTPase Era, mitochondrial-like — protein sequence MSTVMLSPFCKTYSKAIVFRAVYYSSQPEKASKTINKVVNVAIIGAPNSGKSTLINNIVERKICAASNKVHTTTKLVRAMCFQNDTQIVFLDTPGVATEKEQKRYKLPESMMNACHKSLRCADVIGVVHDISNKWIKDNLHSDVVNMLHSVQKIPSFLIINKIDRLDSKRQLLSVIRNLTNGMIAGNPVQDPETDSRKKKRERGYSHFSDIFLVSALNGDGVKDIKDYLISNAKPASLHFSPEEWTDQTPESLIEEAVRAKFLDFLAQELPYNLKIELEYYEDLQEKIICSVAVECPSDRIARLISGAGGGRLQQIKSQTRNDLVDLFKKPVVISIQMKIKPKP from the exons ATGTCCACAGTCATGTTGAGTCCTTTTTGTAAGACATACAGTAAAGCAATCGTCTTCCGCGCAGTTTATTATTCCTCTCAGCCCGAAAAGGCGAGTAAAACTATTAACAAAGTTGTAAACGTTGCCATAATTGGTGCCCCTAATTCTGGGAAGAGTACTCTAATTAATAACATTGTCGAGAGAAAG ATATGCGCTGCTTCAAATAAAGTCCACACTACCACAAAGTTAGTAAGAGCAATGTGTTTTCAAAATGACACTCAAATTGTATTTCTTGACACACCAGGAGTTGCTACTGAAAAGGAACAGAAAAG atacaAGCTTCCAGAGTCTATGATGAATGCTTGTCACAAAAGCCTAAGATGTGCAGATGTGATAGGTGTGGTACATGACATCTCCAACAAGTGGATCAAAGACAACCTGCACTCTGATGTAGTCAATATGCTGCATAGTGTGCAAAAGATACCTAGttttcttattataaataaa atAGACAGACTGGATTCAAAAAGACAGCTCTTGTCTGTGATAAGGAATTTGACCAATGGAATGATAGCTGGGAACCCCGTTCAAGACCCTGAGACTGATAgcagaaaaaagaaaagagAAAGGGGTTATAGCCACTTCTCTGACATTTTCTTGGTATCAGCTTTAAACGGAGATGGAGTAAAAGACATAAAG gatTACCTCATCAGCAACGCCAAGCCTGCTTCCCTGCACTTTTCTCCAGAAGAGTGGACTGACCAAACACCAGAATCGTTAATAGAAGAAGCAGTGCGGGCCAAGTTTTTGGACTTCCTCGCTCAGGAGCTGCCTTATAACCTCAAAATTGAGCTAGAGTATTATGAGgaccttcaagaaaaaattATCTGTTCTGTAGCTGTAGAATGCCCTTCCGACAGAATAGCTAGACTTATATCTGGTGCCGGAGGGGGCAGGCTTCAACAAATCAAATCACAAACTAGGAATGACTTAGTAGATCTATTTAAGAAACCTGTTGTTATTAGTATTCAAATGAAAATTAAACCTAAACCGTAA